A part of Tachysurus vachellii isolate PV-2020 chromosome 4, HZAU_Pvac_v1, whole genome shotgun sequence genomic DNA contains:
- the kank4 gene encoding KN motif and ankyrin repeat domain-containing protein 4: protein MMDKKSANGFSTKASESGGQRKQLPYSVETPYGFHLDLDFLKYVDDIEKGNTIKRVHIQRKNRGPKYSTLPRNFSLPGHGARPVAKDTWSNTSTLGSKPKSRVTEVQQLFDFRASTDNASSSSSQSTPAAQSNVQGSSYLSSLKTVEQAHIQASQDHQSSLSLNVRPHLFRASSMPVNVPQRKASDATEEQSGKSQNGSTEKLFRPVDGSDRRGSIPQDRASLHQQITAALKRVRELEEQVRTIPELKAQICSLREEKQQLIQRIQTQSHVKSLSEKEPSEKTQQESQESTNLPSATKQQEGPSLPQDTVSDSHAKIPEIEANVDKLAQKIEEPQTCTALAEGPTICVVSIPVILIDKVESPTDSEGSEKMSEEPENGTEVSFGTGISEHGLEEQEEKPEKKDSDLTLGFSITEEKGDKSEAAVSRDKTEKTETIDQFGEKEKMASTINEQDVLTIQELQEKVKTLEERLRQVSCDLETTNSLLSVQREENRQKDVTIQELSEKVKEPIEDSVEQELKVPKETEPFPQHISTCEASVNTDSKHVLEKEVLTDIDLQPVDTIKEPDLICSSTQTNIVETREIEVLAQVMTSEKVVGVEIETCDQAVETDEYKNGINVKERKELEPAEELPAYIVDRDDVNKEKMNESMVIETDVAEEYVIVEKTEDDLVGTVPKDKLNVKTMVWEKELVENVTVVTETIKPDTSTDEPLQQDQKQPLGQDIQPQPQRPAEASASPAAIGQVVTRIQGLLNEQWASLGSGSQEPKAEGSQKQPVSKISSIQSHLRGSLSALSAFYSPVQKGSAAKQSGLKSIMKKNDCSDKQRTGGAKKNLKFVGVNGGYETTSSEESSGEENEDEREKEKEKEKEVEEEVEEEVDNLETEERGEERGVAPEEEKEAATAGEQAEEAQAGGSQGSVDPKDLQTGVDPQEEQPSSELVDKNFMAACHYLKDRMAEVSAPSKDMRQVLMVLYQEWFRVSSQKESQADTVTLYLREVGNHTPTLLRYIVNLADGNGNMALHYSVSHSNFQVVKLLLDTGLCEVDHQNKAGYTAIMLAALTAAEGPEDMEVSQHLLSLGNINAQAGQSGQTALMLAVSHARTAMVQVLLNCNADVNTQDQDGSTALMCACEHGHTEIAKLLLDRTECDTSLKDKHGHTALSLAIKFSHSELVDLLKAHAEKAGASHTSSLL, encoded by the exons atgaTGGACAAGAAAAGTG CAAATGGCTTTTCCACCAAGGCTTCTGAGAGTGGGGGACAGAGGAAACAGCTGCCATATTCTGTGGAGACCCCCTATGGCTTTCATCTGGATCTGGACTTCTTAAAATATGTTGATGACATTGAGAAGGGTAATACCATCAAGAGAGTGCATATACAGAGAAAGAACAGGGGGCCAAAATATAGCACACTGCCACGCAATTTCAGCCTTCCTGGACATGGTGCAAGACCTGTAGCTAAAGACACATGGTCCAACACCTCCACCCTGGGGTCCAAACCCAAGTCGCGTGTAACTGAGGTACAGCAACTTTTTGATTTCAGAGCCAGCACTGACAATGCTAGCAGCAGTAGCAGCCAAAGCACCCCTGCTGCTCAATCAAATGTACAAGGTAGCAGCTACCTCTCttccctcaaaactgtggagcaGGCCCATATTCAGGCTTCCCAGGACCATCAGTCTTCTCTGAGCCTTAATGTGAGGCCACACTTGTTTCGGGCATCCAGCATGCCTGTTAATGTGCCGCAAAGAAAAGCTTCTGATGCTACCGAAGAGCAGAGCGGTAAATCACAGAATGGCTCGACTGAAAAACTATTTCGCCCTGTGGATGGTAGTGACAGAAGAGGGAGTATTCCTCAAGACAGGGCCAGTCTGCATCAACAGATAACAGCAGCACTGAAAAGGGTGCGGGAACTAGAGGAGCAGGTCAGGACAATCCCCGAGTTAAAGGCTCAGATTTGCTCCctaagagaagagaagcaacAACTTATTCAGAGAATTCAAACACAGTCTCATGTCAAGAGTCTGTCAGAGAAGGAGCCAAGTGAAAAAACCCAACAGGAATCCCAAGAAAGTACTAACCTTCCTTCTGCAACAAAACAGCAAGAGGGTCCATCCCTTCCCCAGGATACTGTGAGTGACAGTCATGCTAAAATTCCAGAAATAGAGGCAAATGTAGATAAGCTAGCCCAGAAAATTGAAGAGCCGCAAACTTGTACAGCTTTGGCAGAAGGACCAACTATATGTGTGGTCTCTATTCCAGTGATACTCATTGATAAAGTTGAAAGTCCAACTGATTCAGAAGGATCTGAGAAAATGTCGGAAGAACCTGAGAATGGGACTGAAGTATCTTTTGGAACAGGGATTTCGGAACATGGATTAGAAGAACAAGAGGAAAAGCCAGAAAAAAAGGACTCTGACCTAACATTAGGGTTCTCCAtaacagaagaaaaaggagatAAATCTGAAGCCGCAGTGTCCCgagataaaactgaaaaaacagaaacaattgATCAGTTtggtgaaaaggaaaaaatggcCTCAACAATAAATGAACAGGATGTTCTCACTATCCAAGAACTCCAAGAAAAAGTGAAGACGTTGGAGGAAAGATTACGGCAGGTCAGCTGTGACCTAGAAACAACAAACTCCCTACTGAGTGTACAGAGGGAAGAGAATAGACAAAAGGATGTAACAATTCAGGAGCTAagtgaaaaagtaaaagaacCCATTGAAGACAGTGTAGAGCAAGAGCTGAAGGTTCCAAAAGAGACTGAGCCATTTCCTCAGCACATTAGTACTTGTGAGGCATCAGTCAATACTGATAGCAAGCATGTGCTAGAAAAAGAAGTCCTAACAGATATTGACCTTCAGCCAGTTGACACTATCAAAGAACCTGACCTAATTTGTAGTAGTACTCAAACAAATATAGTTGAGACGCGAGAAATTGAAGTCTTAGCACAGGTGATGACATCTGAAAAAGTTGTTGGTGTGGAAATTGAAACATGTGACCAGGCAGTTGAAACAGATGAGTAtaaaaatggcataaatgtcaaagaaagaaaagaacttGAACCTGCAGAAGAATTACCTGCATACATTGTAGACAGAGATGATGTAAATaaggagaaaatgaatgaaagcatGGTCATTGAGACTGATGTGGCTGAAGAGTATGTTATCGTAGAAAAGACTGAAGATGATTTGGTTGGGACAGTACCCAAAGATAAACTAAATGTCAAGACCATGGTTTGGGAAAAAGAATTAGTAGAGAATGTTACGGTGGTAACCGAAACCATAAAACCAGATACTAGCACAGATGAACCATTGCAGCAAGACCAAAAGCAACCTCTAGGACAAGACATTCAGCCTCAACCTCAGAGACCTGCTGAAGCTTCAGCCTCACCTGCAGCCATAGGCCAGGTTGTCACTCGGATCCAAGGTCTCCTCAATGAACAGTGGGCCAGCCTGGGGAGTGGGAGCCAGGAACCAAAAGCAGAGGGCTCTCAAAAACAGCCAGTCTCAAAGATAAGCTCTATCCAAAGTCACCTCCGAGGCTCACTTAGTGCACTTTCAGCCTTCTATTCTCCTGTTCAAAAAGGAAGTGCAGCAAAGCAATCAG GCCTCAAATCTATCATGAAGAAGAATGACTGTTCTGACAAGCAAAGGACCGGAGGAGCCAAGAAAAACCTGAAATTTGTTGGCGTAAATGGAGg CTATGAGACAACCTCCAGTGAGGAGTCCAGTGGGGAGGAGAATGAGGACGAaagggagaaggagaaagagaaggagaaggaggtggaggaggaggtggaggaggaggtggataACTTGGAGACGGAGGAACGGGGAGAGGAACGTGGAGTGGCcccagaggaggagaaagaggctGCTACTGCTGGGGAGCAGGCTGAAGAAGCTCAGGCAGGGGGGTCCCAGGGTTCTGTGGATCCTAAAGACCTCCAAACTGGTGTTGATCCCCAGGAGGAGCAGCCCAGCAG TGAACTTGTAGATAAAAACTTCATGGCAGCTTGTCACTACCTAAAGGATCGAATGGCAGAAGTTTCTGCACCAAGCAAAGATATG AGGCAGGTTCTGATGGTGCTTTATCAGGAATGGTTCCGTGTATCCAGTCAGAAAGAGTCCCAGGCAGATACGGTCACTCTGTATCTGAGAGAAGTTGGAAATCACACCCCCACTCTCCTGCGCTATATAGTAAACCTGGCTGATGGCAACGGCAACATGGCCCTACACTACAGTGTCTCCCACTCCAACTTCCAAGTAGTCAAGCTCCTGTTGGACACTG GGCTTTGTGAGGTGGATCATCAGAATAAAGCCGGCTACACGGCGATCATGTTGGCAGCTTTGACAGCAGCAGAAGGACCCGAGGACATGGAGGTGTCCCAGCACCTACTGAGCCTGGGCAACATCAACGCCCAGGCAGGCCAG TCTGGTCAGACAGCACTGATGCTGGCAGTTAGTCATGCGCGCACAGCGATGGTCCAGGTTCTTCTCAACTGTAATGCTGATGTGAACACACAGGACCAAGATGGCTCCACGGCGCTGATGTGTGCCTGTGAACATGGCCACACTGAGATAGCCAAACTACTGCTAGACAGAACAGAATGTGACACTAGCCTGAAAGATAAA CACGGGCACACTGCACTGTCTCTGGCCATCAAGTTCTCCCACTCTGAACTAGTCGACCTTCTGAAGGCCCATGCTGAGAAAGCTGGAGCTTCACACACTTCAAGTCTTCTCTGA